A section of the Falco peregrinus isolate bFalPer1 chromosome 3, bFalPer1.pri, whole genome shotgun sequence genome encodes:
- the LOC129784036 gene encoding feather keratin 1-like, with amino-acid sequence MACNNFCSPCGPTPLANSCNEPCVRQCEDSRVVIQPSTVLVTLPGPILTSFPQSTAVGSSSSAAVGNILSSQGVPISSGGFGYGYGLGGLGCYGAGRACLPC; translated from the coding sequence ATGGCCTGCAACAacttctgcagcccctgcggaCCCACCCCGCTGGCTaacagctgcaacgagccctgcgTCAGGCAGTGCGAGGACTCCCGCGTCGTCATCCAGCCTTCCACCGTGCTGGTCACCCTGCCGGGACCCAtcctcacctccttcccccagagcacCGCCGTCGGATCCTCCTCATCGGCTGCTGTGGGCAacatcctcagctcccagggagtgCCCATCTCCTCCGGCGGCTTTGGCTACGGTTACGGCCTCGGAGGCCTGGGCTGCTATGGCGCCGgaagagcctgcctgccctgctaa